In the genome of Streptomyces sp. P3, the window GCTGGTCGCCGCGGTGTCCAGCTTCGGGTCCTTCGCGCTGGGCGCGCTGCTGCCCGTCCTGCCGTATCTGCTCGGCGCCTCCTCGCTCTGGCCGGCCGTGCTGCTCGCCCTGATCGGGCTGTTCGGCTGCGGTGCGGTGGTGGCCCGGGTGACGGCGCGCACCTGGTGGTTCAGCGGGCTGCGGCAGCTGGCTCTCGGCGGTGCGGCGGCCGGTGTGACGTACGCCCTGGGTGGTTTCTTCGGAACGGCCGTAGGATAGATCGGCTGCTACCTATGCGATGGGCCGCATAGGTAGCCGTTACCGACTGGTTTCGAGTGCTTAACCAGCGGGCATGAGCCGTAAGCGCTGTGGGCAATGACGCCTGCGGCGCACTCGCGGGGTGGGTGACGCCACTCCCTCCGCCCTTTCGGTCCGCCGGGCAACGATCCGACCGATCTCGCCCCGTCCGGCCCCCATACCTTTCAGCCACGTGCGAGGAACCCCCGCCGCGCAGCCGTGGCGTCCGCATGCTGGAACGGAGTATCCGGTTCCCGAGAACCGCTCCATCATGTAACCTGCACGAAATTTTGCGTTCCGCAGAGGGCCAACGTCGTCCCTTCGCCAGCAGATATGCCACCTGAGACGACGACGGGAGAGCCGATGCGTACGCCGCGCCAGCCGTCCCAGCATTCCGCGAATGGCCAGAACTGGTCCTTCATGGATGCTCGCCCTGCTGCGCAGGGTATGTACGACCCCCGCAACGAGCACGACGCCTGTGGCGTCGGCTTCGTGGCCACCCTCACCGGCGAGGCGAGCCACGCGCTGGTCGAGCAGGCGCTGACCGTTCTGCGCAACCTCGAGCACCGCGGCGCCACCGGCTCCGAGCCGGACTCCGGCGACGGCGCGGGCATCCTGACCCAGGTCCCGGACGCCTTCCTCCGCGAGGTCGCCGGATTCGAGCTCCCCGAGGCCGGCCACTACGCCGTCGGAATCGCCTTCCTCCCCGAGGACGGCGCCGAGGCCGCCGTCTCACAGATCGAGACGATCGCCGCCGCGGAGGGCCTCACCGTCCTCGGCTGGCGCGAGGTCCCGGTCGCCCCCGAACTCCTCGGCGCGACCGCCCGCTCCACGATGCCGGCCTTCCGCCAGGTCTTCGTCAGCGACGGCACGAGCCAGGGCATCGACCTGGACCGCAAGGCGTTCGTGCTGCGCAAGCGCGCCGAGCGCGAGGCCGGCGTGTACTTCCCGTCGCTCTCCGCGCGCACGATCGTCTACAAGGGCATGCTGACCACCGGCCAGCTCGAGCCCTTCTTCCCGGACCTGTCCGACCGCCGTTTCGCCTCGGCCGTGTCGCTCGTCCACTCGCGCTTCTCCACGAACACCTTCCCGTCGTGGCCGCTCGCGCACCCCTACCGCTTCGTCGCGCACAACGGTGAGATCAACACCGTCAAGGGCAACCGCAACTGGATGCGCGCCCGCGAGTCGCAGCTCGTCTCCGACCTGTTCGGATCCGACGAGAAGGCCATCGAGCGGATCTTCCCGGTGTGCACGCCGGACGCCTCCGACTCGGCGTCCTTCGACGAGGTCCTCGAACTGCTCCACCTCGGCGGCCGCTCGCTGCCGCACTCGGTGCTCATGATGATCCCGGAGGCGTGGGAGAACCACGACACCATGGATCCGGCCCGGCGCGCCTTCTACGAGTTCCACTCCACGATGATGGAGCCCTGGGACGGCCCGGCCTGCGTCACCTTCACCGACGGCACCCAGGTCGGCGCGGTCCTCGACCGCAACGGTCTGCGCCCCGGCCGCTACTGGGTCACCGACGACGGCCTCGTCGTCCTCGGCTCCGAGGTCGGCGTCCTCGACATCGACCCCGCCAAGGTCGTCCGCAAGGGCCGCCTGCAGCCCGGCCGGATGTTCCTCGTCGACACCGCCGAGCACCGCATCATCGAGGACGACGAGATCAAGGCGCAGCTCGCCGCCGAGAACCCGTACGCCGAATGGCTGGAGGCCGGCGAGATCGAACTCGGCGACCTGCCCGAGCGCGAGCACATCGTCCACACGCACGCCTCGGTCACCCGCCGCCAGCAGACCTTCGGCTACACCGAGGAGGAGCTGCGCGTCATCCTCGCGCCGATGGCCAAGACCGGCGGCGAACCGCTCGGCTCCATGGGCACCGACTCGCCGATCGCCGCGCTCTCCGCCCGGCCCCGGCTGCTCTTCGACTACTTCACCCAGCTGTTCGCGCAGGTCACCAACCCGCCGCTGGACGCCATCCGTGAAGAGCTCGTCACCTCGCTGCGCTCCTCCCTCGGCCCGCAGGGCAACCTGCTCGAGCCGAGCGCGGCGTCCTGTCGCACCGTCACCCTGCCGTTCCCGGTCATCGACAACGACGAGCTGGCCAAGCTCATACACATCAACGCCGACGGCGACATGCCCGGCTTCAAGGCCACGACCCTCTCCGGCCTGTACCGGGTGCACGGTGGCGGCGACGCGCTCGCCGCACGCATCGACGAGATCTGCGCCGAGGCCGACGCCGCCATCGACAACGGCGCCCGGCTCATCGTCCTGTCGGACCGCCACTCCGACGCCGAGCACGCCCCGATCCCCTCGCTGCTGCTCACCGCGGCCGTCCACCACCACCTCATCCGCACCAAGCAGCGCACCCAGGTGGGCCTGCTGGTCGAGGCCGGAGACGTCCGCGAGGTCCACCACGTCGCCCTGCTGATCGGCTTCGGCGCCGCCGCCGTCAACCCGTACCTGGCGATGGAGTCCGTCGAGGACCTGCTGCGCGCGGGCACCTTCCTCGGCGGCATGGAGCCCGAGCAGGCGATCCGCAACCTGATCTACGCGCTCGGCAAGGGCGTCCTGAAGGTCATGTCCAAGATGGGCATCTCCACCGTCGCCTCCTACCGCGGCGCCCAGGTCTTCGAAGCCGTCGGCCTCGACGACGCCTTCGTCGAGAAGTACTTCAGCGGCACCGCCAGCAAGATCGGCGGCATCGGCATCGACGTCGTCGCCAAGGAGGTCGCCGCCCGCCACGCCAAGGCCTACCCCGCCTCCGGCATCGCGCCCGCGCACCGCGCCCTGGAGATAGGCGGCGAGTACCAGTGGCGCCGCGAGGGCGAGCCGCACCTGTTCGACCCGGAGACGGTCTTCCGCCTCCAGCACTCGACGCGCACGGCCCGCTACGACATCTTCAAGCAGTACACGGACCGGGTGAACGAGCAGTCCGAGCGGCTGATGACCCTGCGTGGGCTCTTCGGCCTCAAGTCGGACCGCCCCTCGATCCCCCTCGACGAGGTCGAGTCCGTCTCCGAGATCGTCAAGCGCTTCTCCACCGGCGCCATGTCGTACGGCTCCATCTCGCAGGAGGCGCACGAGACCCTCGCCATCGCCATGAACCAGCTGGGCGCCAAGTCCAACACCGGTGAGGGCGGCGAGGACCCGGAGCGCCTGTACGACCCGGCACGCCGCTCCAGCATCAAGCAGGTCGCCTCCGGCCGCTTCGGCGTCACCTCCGAGTACCTGGTCAACGCGGACGACATCCAGATCAAGATGGCGCAGGGCGCCAAGCCCGGCGAGGGCGGCCAGCTGCCCGGCCACAAGGTCTACCCGTGGGTCGCCAAGACCCGGCACTCCACCCCCGGCGTCGGCCTGATCTCCCCGCCGCCGCACCACGACATCTACTCCATCGAAGACCTGGCCCAGCTG includes:
- the gltB gene encoding glutamate synthase large subunit, whose translation is MRTPRQPSQHSANGQNWSFMDARPAAQGMYDPRNEHDACGVGFVATLTGEASHALVEQALTVLRNLEHRGATGSEPDSGDGAGILTQVPDAFLREVAGFELPEAGHYAVGIAFLPEDGAEAAVSQIETIAAAEGLTVLGWREVPVAPELLGATARSTMPAFRQVFVSDGTSQGIDLDRKAFVLRKRAEREAGVYFPSLSARTIVYKGMLTTGQLEPFFPDLSDRRFASAVSLVHSRFSTNTFPSWPLAHPYRFVAHNGEINTVKGNRNWMRARESQLVSDLFGSDEKAIERIFPVCTPDASDSASFDEVLELLHLGGRSLPHSVLMMIPEAWENHDTMDPARRAFYEFHSTMMEPWDGPACVTFTDGTQVGAVLDRNGLRPGRYWVTDDGLVVLGSEVGVLDIDPAKVVRKGRLQPGRMFLVDTAEHRIIEDDEIKAQLAAENPYAEWLEAGEIELGDLPEREHIVHTHASVTRRQQTFGYTEEELRVILAPMAKTGGEPLGSMGTDSPIAALSARPRLLFDYFTQLFAQVTNPPLDAIREELVTSLRSSLGPQGNLLEPSAASCRTVTLPFPVIDNDELAKLIHINADGDMPGFKATTLSGLYRVHGGGDALAARIDEICAEADAAIDNGARLIVLSDRHSDAEHAPIPSLLLTAAVHHHLIRTKQRTQVGLLVEAGDVREVHHVALLIGFGAAAVNPYLAMESVEDLLRAGTFLGGMEPEQAIRNLIYALGKGVLKVMSKMGISTVASYRGAQVFEAVGLDDAFVEKYFSGTASKIGGIGIDVVAKEVAARHAKAYPASGIAPAHRALEIGGEYQWRREGEPHLFDPETVFRLQHSTRTARYDIFKQYTDRVNEQSERLMTLRGLFGLKSDRPSIPLDEVESVSEIVKRFSTGAMSYGSISQEAHETLAIAMNQLGAKSNTGEGGEDPERLYDPARRSSIKQVASGRFGVTSEYLVNADDIQIKMAQGAKPGEGGQLPGHKVYPWVAKTRHSTPGVGLISPPPHHDIYSIEDLAQLIHDLKNANPQARIHVKLVSEVGVGTVAAGVSKAHADVVLISGHDGGTGASPLTSLKHAGGPWELGLAETQQTLLLNGLRDRIVVQTDGQLKTGRDVIIAALLGAEEFGFATAPLVVSGCVMMRVCHLDTCPVGIATQNPVLRDRFAGKAEYVVNFFRFIAEEVRELLAELGFRSIEEAVGHAEVLDVERAVDHWKAQGLNLAPLFHVPALPEGAALHQVIAQDHGLEKALDNQLIKLAADALAADSQADAQPVRAQVSIRNINRTVGTMLGHEVTKRFGGAGLPEDTIDITFTGSAGQSFGAFLPRGVTLRLEGDANDYVGKGLSGGRVIVRPDRGADHLAEYSTIAGNTIAYGATGGELFLRGRTGERFCVRNSGATVVSEGVGDHGCEYMTGGHAVVLGETGRNFAAGMSGGIAYVIDLNRDHVNAGNLDAVEALDDTDKQWLHDVVRRHAEETGSTVAEKLLADWDAAVERFSKIIPSTYKAVLAAKDAAERAGLSESEITEKMMEAATHG